One Gemmatimonadota bacterium genomic region harbors:
- a CDS encoding sporulation protein, which yields MGVLEGLKQTFNIAGSKIAVVLEDEIYSQFDLIRGEVVVTAPEYKLTGNAINLELKEFWTETMSTGRTTTTVTVHKTHVEVVLQGTIDFEPGSQHRFSFEVGLPENCRISTAHTGWRLVVTMDIPSAIDPTEGVVLEVQPAEEFLAIIEVCEENLRFQERKKSRRWNPDSSRTYFRLLPPEMLKSELDYLAFEMSHAEDGSVEGDMIFNLQEKSIVDYFKAILGKDKITKHFHLASSQLYAQDGSVSSEGISLVIGRALKEVMIDQRSQ from the coding sequence ATGGGCGTTCTCGAAGGGCTGAAACAGACGTTCAACATCGCTGGATCGAAGATCGCAGTTGTGCTGGAGGACGAGATATATTCCCAGTTCGACTTGATCAGAGGGGAGGTAGTCGTCACGGCGCCCGAATACAAACTGACTGGCAATGCAATCAATCTGGAACTGAAAGAATTCTGGACTGAGACAATGTCAACTGGAAGGACTACGACCACGGTTACCGTTCACAAAACGCATGTCGAAGTCGTTCTACAGGGGACCATCGACTTTGAACCTGGAAGCCAGCACAGATTTTCCTTTGAAGTCGGCCTCCCCGAGAACTGCCGGATATCAACCGCACATACCGGGTGGCGCCTGGTTGTTACTATGGACATCCCCAGCGCGATAGATCCGACGGAAGGGGTCGTGCTGGAAGTTCAGCCGGCGGAGGAGTTCCTTGCCATCATCGAGGTGTGTGAAGAGAACCTGAGATTTCAGGAAAGAAAAAAATCGAGGCGCTGGAACCCCGACTCCTCGAGAACCTACTTTCGTCTGCTGCCTCCAGAAATGCTCAAGTCCGAACTCGACTACCTGGCTTTCGAGATGTCTCACGCCGAAGATGGAAGTGTGGAGGGAGACATGATATTCAACCTCCAGGAAAAGTCGATTGTGGATTATTTCAAAGCCATCCTGGGAAAAGACAAGATTACAAAACACTTTCACCTGGCTTCCTCTCAACTCTACGCTCAAGACGGGAGTGTCAGCAGCGAAGGCATTAGCCTGGTCATAGGGCGCGCGCTGAAAGAGGTGATGATAGATCAAAGAAGCCAGTAA
- the sixA gene encoding phosphohistidine phosphatase SixA, producing the protein MRLYLMQHGKSKSKEEDPDRSLTDKGRSEVERVAAFLARSGLSENIPIRHSGKIRARETAEALAGTLEAATVEETDGLAPLDDPALWAERLGETDKGVVLVGHLPHLARLTSLLLASDPERGVVEFSNAGMVCLQRNEDGRWALLWSVVPALLG; encoded by the coding sequence ATGAGGCTCTACCTGATGCAGCACGGCAAGTCCAAGTCTAAGGAGGAGGACCCGGACCGGTCGCTGACGGACAAAGGCCGGTCCGAAGTCGAGCGCGTCGCGGCCTTTCTCGCCCGCAGCGGCCTGTCCGAGAACATCCCGATCCGTCACAGCGGGAAGATCCGGGCGCGTGAGACGGCCGAGGCTCTGGCCGGTACATTGGAGGCCGCCACCGTCGAGGAAACGGACGGGCTGGCGCCCCTGGATGATCCAGCCCTATGGGCCGAGCGCCTCGGCGAGACCGATAAGGGGGTGGTCCTCGTGGGCCATCTGCCCCACCTGGCCCGTCTCACCTCACTTCTCCTTGCGAGCGATCCGGAGCGAGGGGTCGTGGAGTTCTCGAACGCCGGGATGGTCTGTCTTCAGCGTAACGAGGACGGGCGCTGGGCGCTGCTCTGGAGCGTGGTTCCGGCGCTGCTGGGTTGA
- a CDS encoding MBL fold metallo-hydrolase — protein sequence MNIRTFTGGGFGENAYLVVCEESKVAVAIDPGGAAADLARAIVEDELSLQAILLTHAHLDHIEGVNDVRAVAPEVPIWLHRDDFGMYEALPRQAAMLGLTAEAQPTPTHELEHGQRYEFGTCAFDVRFTPGHAPGHVIFVAEDESVAISGDVVFMGSIGRTDLPGGDLATLMRSIRDQVLTLPDETVLLSGHGPPTTVGHERVGNPFLVPHYGGELV from the coding sequence TTGAACATCCGAACCTTCACCGGTGGAGGTTTCGGGGAAAACGCATACCTGGTCGTCTGTGAGGAGTCGAAGGTCGCCGTCGCCATCGATCCCGGCGGAGCCGCGGCTGACCTGGCCCGCGCCATCGTCGAAGACGAGCTCTCGCTGCAGGCGATCCTGCTCACGCACGCCCATCTCGACCACATCGAGGGCGTCAACGACGTCCGGGCGGTCGCGCCCGAAGTGCCCATCTGGCTACACCGGGACGACTTCGGCATGTACGAGGCGCTGCCGAGACAGGCGGCGATGCTCGGTCTCACGGCGGAGGCACAACCCACACCCACACACGAGCTCGAGCACGGCCAGCGCTACGAGTTCGGGACGTGCGCCTTCGACGTTCGTTTCACGCCGGGTCACGCACCGGGTCACGTGATCTTCGTGGCCGAAGACGAGAGCGTCGCGATCTCAGGCGATGTCGTGTTCATGGGCTCGATCGGGCGCACGGACCTTCCGGGTGGCGACCTGGCCACGCTCATGAGGTCCATCCGCGATCAGGTTCTGACGCTGCCGGACGAGACCGTGCTCTTGAGCGGCCATGGTCCCCCGACGACCGTCGGCCACGAGCGTGTCGGAAACCCCTTCCTGGTACCGCACTACGGAGGGGAGCTGGTGTGA
- the purH gene encoding bifunctional phosphoribosylaminoimidazolecarboxamide formyltransferase/IMP cyclohydrolase, giving the protein MKRALLSVSDKTGIVELGKALQERGWELVSTGGTARTLRDAGLGVTSVSDLTQHPEMMDGSVKTLHPAIHAALLARRDRAEDMAALEEHGYGPIDLVAVNLYPFQATIAAGDVPMEGAMGKVDIGGSTMIRAAAKSHRDVWVVVDPADYETVIAGIDGGGEQTQLRRRLAAKVFRHVSIYDDAVAAYMERSAEWTPLPERLIGSLRRVQTLRYGENPDQDAAFYGPDEPAGLSALEQHHGKELSYNNLLDIDGALMSLAPFAHSRRAAVCITKHTTPCGLAVSDSLSDAYEKALATDPTSAFGSVIALNGPLDEATAELMSKLFIECIVAPGYSQAAMSKLTEKKNIRLLTFPQIGGGNGDDNFLAGWGRIPEARMLRSVYGGMLAQTPPAPPFYGVDDETWTVATERRPSEDEMDDLCFAWAAIFGVKSNAILLAKDGAVLGIGAGQMSRVDSSKIAVRKAGDAGLDLTGSVLASDAFFPFRDGVDAAAEAGVKAVIQPGGSKRDEEVIAAANEHGMAMVFTGRRLFRH; this is encoded by the coding sequence ATGAAGCGGGCGCTACTCAGCGTGTCCGACAAGACCGGCATCGTGGAACTCGGGAAGGCACTCCAGGAGCGGGGTTGGGAGCTGGTCTCGACCGGTGGTACCGCCCGGACCCTACGGGACGCCGGCCTCGGGGTGACGAGCGTCTCTGACCTCACCCAGCACCCCGAGATGATGGATGGTAGCGTGAAGACGCTGCATCCCGCGATTCACGCCGCACTGCTCGCTCGCCGGGACCGCGCCGAAGACATGGCCGCGTTGGAAGAACACGGGTACGGGCCCATCGATCTCGTGGCCGTGAACCTCTACCCGTTCCAGGCGACGATCGCCGCCGGCGATGTCCCGATGGAAGGCGCGATGGGGAAGGTCGATATTGGCGGGTCGACCATGATCCGTGCGGCCGCCAAGTCACACCGGGACGTGTGGGTCGTTGTCGACCCGGCCGACTACGAGACCGTGATCGCCGGGATCGACGGGGGGGGCGAGCAGACACAGCTCCGCCGCCGACTCGCGGCGAAGGTCTTCCGTCACGTCAGCATATACGACGACGCCGTGGCCGCCTACATGGAGCGATCGGCGGAGTGGACGCCTCTTCCCGAACGACTGATCGGCTCACTGCGGCGCGTGCAGACGCTCCGCTACGGTGAGAATCCGGATCAAGACGCAGCGTTCTACGGTCCCGACGAGCCCGCCGGGCTGTCCGCGCTCGAACAGCACCACGGCAAGGAGCTCTCGTACAACAATCTGCTGGATATCGACGGAGCCCTCATGTCTCTGGCACCGTTCGCTCATTCACGAAGGGCCGCCGTCTGCATCACCAAGCACACCACCCCGTGCGGCCTCGCCGTCTCCGACTCGCTGTCCGACGCCTATGAGAAAGCGCTCGCGACCGATCCCACCAGCGCTTTCGGTTCCGTGATCGCACTGAACGGCCCCCTCGACGAGGCGACCGCTGAGCTCATGTCGAAGCTCTTCATCGAGTGCATCGTGGCGCCCGGCTACTCACAGGCCGCGATGAGCAAGCTCACCGAGAAGAAGAACATCCGCCTGCTGACCTTCCCCCAGATCGGGGGAGGGAACGGCGACGACAACTTCCTCGCAGGCTGGGGTCGAATCCCCGAAGCGCGCATGCTGCGCAGCGTCTACGGTGGCATGCTCGCCCAGACCCCGCCGGCGCCCCCCTTCTACGGAGTCGACGACGAGACCTGGACCGTCGCCACCGAGAGGCGGCCCAGCGAAGACGAGATGGACGACCTGTGCTTCGCCTGGGCCGCGATATTCGGCGTGAAGTCGAACGCGATCCTGCTCGCGAAGGACGGAGCTGTCCTAGGCATAGGCGCCGGTCAGATGAGCCGCGTGGACTCGTCCAAGATCGCAGTGCGAAAGGCGGGCGACGCCGGCCTCGACCTGACCGGTTCGGTCCTCGCCTCAGATGCGTTCTTCCCCTTCCGAGACGGAGTCGACGCAGCAGCCGAAGCCGGCGTAAAGGCCGTCATCCAGCCCGGCGGCTCCAAGCGAGACGAAGAAGTCATCGCCGCCGCGAACGAGCACGGCATGGCGATGGTGTTCACCGGCCGGAGGCTGTTCCGGCATTAG
- a CDS encoding phosphoribosylglycinamide formyltransferase, with protein sequence MSRALKAAAFASGEGTNLQALIDHQSANTPWRLSLLVCNHEGAGALRRAEAAGVASAVIPTKDRDPAGVARETLELLEQHDIEVIFLSGYLRRMPTQVVERFPRRILNVHPALLPAFGGKGMYGINVHRAVIESGARISGPTVHYVDKEYDNGTIVAQWPVPLKPTDTPEELAARVLRAEHRLYPIAADHVCSALAEGRDPGPLTCKGDAYRLSDEAP encoded by the coding sequence GTGAGCCGAGCGCTGAAGGCCGCCGCCTTCGCCTCCGGGGAAGGCACCAACCTACAAGCGCTGATCGACCACCAGAGTGCCAACACCCCTTGGAGGCTGTCGCTCCTCGTCTGCAACCACGAGGGTGCTGGAGCTTTGCGGCGCGCTGAGGCCGCAGGGGTGGCGTCAGCGGTGATTCCGACCAAGGATCGTGACCCAGCGGGAGTGGCCAGAGAAACGCTCGAGCTGCTCGAGCAGCACGATATCGAGGTCATCTTCCTGTCCGGCTATCTCCGGAGGATGCCGACCCAGGTCGTCGAGCGCTTCCCTCGCCGCATCCTCAACGTGCATCCAGCGCTGCTTCCCGCGTTCGGGGGCAAGGGCATGTACGGGATCAACGTGCATCGGGCCGTGATCGAGTCGGGCGCACGAATCTCGGGGCCCACGGTCCACTACGTGGACAAGGAGTACGACAACGGCACCATCGTGGCCCAGTGGCCGGTGCCGCTGAAGCCGACCGATACACCGGAAGAACTCGCCGCGAGGGTACTGAGGGCCGAGCACCGCCTGTACCCGATCGCGGCGGATCACGTTTGCAGTGCGTTGGCCGAAGGGCGCGATCCCGGGCCGCTGACGTGCAAAGGAGATGCCTATCGCCTCTCCGACGAGGCACCTTGA
- a CDS encoding helix-turn-helix transcriptional regulator — protein MDTQGLEEAAWLQGAARVRCEELGLSQEALGYRAKVHRTYVRDVERGARNPTVRVIWKLADALDTSPSALFETAERVLALAGRC, from the coding sequence ATGGACACGCAGGGCCTTGAGGAAGCAGCATGGCTCCAGGGGGCCGCGCGCGTCCGGTGCGAGGAGCTAGGTCTGTCCCAGGAGGCTCTCGGCTACCGGGCCAAGGTCCATCGCACGTACGTGAGGGATGTCGAGCGGGGTGCTCGGAATCCGACCGTCAGAGTGATCTGGAAGCTGGCCGATGCGCTGGACACTAGCCCGAGCGCCCTCTTCGAAACGGCAGAGCGCGTGCTAGCGCTAGCTGGGAGGTGCTGA
- a CDS encoding iron-sulfur cluster assembly accessory protein, with the protein MMTMTVTAVAKVQDFIQEHGVEGGVGLRVAVLPGGCSGFQYGLNIEDAPEDEDEVIDIEGVKVFLDPFSAQYLEGVEIDYVTSFMGQGFTFKNPSASGGCGCGSSFTV; encoded by the coding sequence ATGATGACCATGACGGTGACGGCAGTCGCCAAAGTCCAAGACTTCATCCAGGAGCACGGTGTCGAGGGTGGCGTCGGCCTGCGCGTGGCGGTACTGCCCGGCGGGTGCTCTGGCTTTCAGTACGGCCTCAACATCGAGGACGCGCCCGAGGACGAGGACGAAGTGATCGACATCGAGGGTGTGAAGGTTTTCTTGGACCCGTTCAGTGCCCAGTACCTCGAAGGCGTCGAGATCGACTACGTGACCAGCTTCATGGGTCAGGGCTTCACGTTCAAGAACCCGAGCGCCTCGGGTGGCTGCGGCTGCGGGAGTTCGTTCACGGTTTGA
- a CDS encoding L-seryl-tRNA(Sec) selenium transferase, whose product MTDPRRSIPSVDVLLEEESFAALLAAYPRARVLEALRSVIADVREQVKCGTEVAGIDGPELYVSEVEDHLVRKDEPSLRAVINATGVVLHTNLGRAPLAAAARDAMARAARGYSNLEYDLEEGRRGSRYDHCASLLCDLTGADDALVVNNNAAALVLALNTMARGRGVAVSRGELVEIGGGFRIAEILERSGATLVEVGSTNRTRVADFEEACADGSVAAILKVHRSNFSITGFTEEAPLHALAGVARANGIPLLHDLGSGLMLRAESLALPEEPRAAESLSNGADIVTVSGDKLLGGPQAGLVLGAADVIARLRVNPLCRALRVDKVTLAGLEATLQLYRDPERARAEIPTLRMLSATEEELKTRATALAQKLADSGVPSALVEAKGAVGGGTYPGVELSGWALALDPPDGAEAFAARLRTGRPPVIARIADGRVLLDPRTVDAEEEGDLVRRVAEAWPGGATP is encoded by the coding sequence ATGACAGATCCTCGGAGGTCCATTCCGTCCGTCGACGTGCTGCTCGAAGAGGAGTCGTTCGCTGCGCTGCTGGCCGCGTACCCTCGCGCACGCGTGCTCGAGGCACTTCGTTCGGTCATCGCCGATGTGCGCGAGCAAGTGAAGTGCGGTACGGAGGTCGCGGGGATCGACGGCCCTGAACTGTATGTCAGTGAAGTAGAGGACCACCTCGTTCGGAAGGACGAGCCGTCGCTACGCGCGGTGATTAACGCAACGGGCGTGGTGCTGCATACCAACTTGGGGCGCGCTCCACTTGCTGCGGCTGCCCGCGACGCGATGGCACGCGCGGCGCGCGGCTACTCGAACCTCGAGTACGACCTCGAAGAGGGCAGGCGGGGATCACGCTACGACCACTGCGCGTCGCTTCTGTGCGACCTCACGGGCGCGGACGACGCCCTCGTCGTGAACAACAACGCGGCCGCGCTGGTCTTGGCGCTGAATACGATGGCACGTGGGCGCGGTGTGGCGGTGTCGCGAGGAGAGCTCGTCGAGATCGGTGGGGGTTTTCGCATCGCCGAGATCCTCGAACGGTCCGGCGCGACCTTGGTGGAGGTCGGGAGTACGAACCGCACCCGAGTCGCCGATTTTGAGGAAGCGTGCGCAGATGGTTCCGTGGCGGCGATCCTGAAGGTCCATCGCTCGAACTTCAGTATCACGGGCTTCACGGAGGAGGCGCCGTTGCATGCGCTCGCCGGCGTGGCTCGAGCCAACGGCATCCCGCTTCTCCACGATTTGGGGTCGGGGCTCATGCTCCGCGCCGAGTCGCTCGCTTTGCCCGAGGAGCCCCGGGCCGCCGAGTCGCTCTCGAACGGTGCAGACATCGTGACGGTCTCGGGCGACAAGCTCCTGGGCGGTCCCCAGGCCGGACTAGTGCTCGGTGCGGCCGATGTCATCGCCCGGCTACGGGTGAATCCGCTCTGTCGTGCGCTCCGCGTCGACAAGGTGACGCTGGCGGGTCTGGAGGCGACGCTCCAGCTGTATCGGGACCCGGAACGGGCACGCGCCGAGATCCCCACGCTGCGCATGCTGTCGGCCACCGAGGAGGAGCTGAAAACGCGCGCGACCGCCCTCGCCCAGAAGCTTGCCGACTCGGGCGTTCCCTCCGCGCTGGTCGAAGCGAAGGGCGCAGTGGGTGGCGGCACCTACCCCGGAGTGGAGTTGTCCGGCTGGGCGCTCGCGCTCGACCCCCCGGACGGGGCGGAAGCGTTCGCTGCTCGCCTGCGCACTGGCCGTCCCCCGGTGATCGCGCGCATCGCTGATGGGCGGGTGCTGCTCGATCCACGGACCGTCGATGCCGAGGAAGAGGGCGACCTCGTGCGCCGCGTCGCCGAGGCTTGGCCGGGGGGAGCGACGCCGTGA
- a CDS encoding beta-lactamase family protein has protein sequence MAIAAEDFASDEPQQAQDIDIAAIDAYLEAAMAVAHIPGLALGIVQNDRIVHLRGFGTADPTGRPVTPQTPFILGSVSKSFTALAVTQLIDTGRLELDTPVQRYLPWFRVADASASSQITVGHLLSHTSGLSRSASYIGEGKERTLEQRIRDLREAEPTHAVGSSYAYSNANYATLGLLVETVSGQSYGDYIQQHVFDRLDMRHSFVSQARAQEDDLATGYRIWFGFPVAANLSYGEDELPSSALISSAEDMTHYLVAQLNGGYFGDRSVASPEAIQAMHTPSEGAFYGRGWRKSAVNGVPAIFHEGVVHNYSSFVAFSPEERWGVVVLMNVRSVLAATIHRRVARGVVSLLAGRAPPPQRGLSFTTRYVLVDLAFLLVMLILIWGSYALWQEYKDPTRAPRDPNYIMQIRFFMFVGPVLGPLAVIVVVPLIYGVRLRGMLTNEPGLTHAFLILGAAQIVYGVLRITLTFRKPGLESASA, from the coding sequence ATGGCCATCGCCGCCGAAGACTTCGCGTCGGACGAGCCGCAACAGGCTCAAGACATCGATATTGCCGCCATCGACGCCTATCTGGAGGCGGCAATGGCGGTGGCACACATCCCAGGCCTGGCACTCGGTATCGTACAGAACGACCGGATCGTCCACCTTCGAGGGTTTGGCACAGCCGACCCCACTGGACGACCGGTCACACCGCAGACGCCTTTTATCCTCGGTTCCGTCAGCAAGTCATTCACGGCTCTTGCGGTCACACAGCTCATTGACACAGGACGCCTCGAGCTCGATACGCCCGTGCAGCGCTACTTGCCCTGGTTTCGCGTCGCCGATGCTTCGGCCTCATCTCAGATTACAGTGGGCCACCTTCTCAGTCATACCAGTGGTTTGTCGCGGTCGGCCAGTTACATAGGAGAGGGGAAAGAGCGGACACTCGAACAGCGTATTCGCGACCTGCGGGAGGCCGAGCCGACTCACGCGGTGGGCTCGAGCTACGCATATTCCAACGCCAACTACGCCACGCTGGGGCTGCTCGTGGAAACTGTTTCCGGGCAGTCTTACGGCGATTACATCCAGCAGCATGTGTTCGATCGTCTCGACATGCGACACAGCTTCGTTTCACAGGCGCGCGCGCAGGAGGATGATCTGGCCACGGGCTATCGCATCTGGTTCGGATTTCCCGTGGCGGCGAACCTTTCGTACGGCGAAGACGAACTCCCCAGCAGTGCTCTCATCAGCAGTGCGGAGGACATGACCCATTACCTCGTCGCGCAACTCAACGGTGGGTATTTCGGCGATCGCTCCGTGGCCTCGCCGGAGGCGATTCAGGCGATGCACACGCCCAGCGAAGGTGCCTTCTATGGTAGAGGCTGGCGCAAGAGCGCCGTGAACGGTGTTCCGGCCATTTTTCATGAAGGCGTGGTGCACAACTACAGCTCCTTTGTGGCCTTCAGCCCGGAGGAACGCTGGGGTGTGGTGGTTCTGATGAACGTCCGCAGCGTCCTAGCCGCTACGATACACCGACGGGTTGCGCGGGGCGTCGTGAGCCTACTCGCCGGCAGAGCGCCGCCGCCGCAACGAGGCCTCTCGTTCACAACGCGCTACGTCTTGGTGGATCTCGCCTTTCTGCTGGTGATGCTGATCTTGATCTGGGGTTCTTACGCTCTCTGGCAGGAGTACAAGGATCCGACGCGGGCCCCACGGGACCCGAATTACATCATGCAAATACGCTTTTTCATGTTCGTCGGTCCCGTGTTGGGACCTCTGGCAGTGATCGTCGTCGTGCCATTGATCTATGGAGTGCGACTGCGAGGGATGCTGACGAACGAGCCTGGCTTGACGCATGCTTTCCTGATCCTCGGCGCGGCGCAAATCGTTTACGGCGTGCTGCGGATCACGCTCACGTTTCGGAAGCCTGGGCTGGAATCGGCTTCTGCCTGA
- a CDS encoding site-specific integrase — protein sequence MADALLVDRLQSFKAARLKEVSKNTVNNDLGAVSVLASYAEMKGLIAERPRIKRYRYTTRIKYLEKADVAAYMAAIRRPFRCQQLLLLSTGMRLGGWEVLRVCDVRDGYSEMRLSIRDSKTEAGVRSVFVPPWVAEALRSHIEGDGLSGTDRLFNVKRRTVQAEHDRACGLVGIYEYTIHDHRHTAAVALARAGIPLQILQRQLGHKHIEMTMKYATFHPDYADVAPHFERMGRMLGLCSSTVGDDVKESSGDSFGDTPCLRVMWQV from the coding sequence GTGGCCGACGCGCTACTCGTGGACAGGCTGCAATCGTTCAAGGCGGCACGGCTCAAGGAGGTGTCCAAGAACACTGTGAACAACGACCTCGGTGCCGTCAGCGTTCTGGCCAGCTACGCTGAAATGAAAGGCTTGATTGCAGAACGGCCCAGGATAAAGCGCTATAGGTACACCACTCGAATCAAGTACCTGGAGAAGGCAGACGTTGCGGCGTACATGGCGGCTATCCGTCGTCCATTCCGCTGCCAGCAACTGCTGCTCCTGAGCACTGGTATGCGCCTCGGGGGGTGGGAGGTCCTGCGCGTGTGCGACGTGCGAGACGGCTACAGCGAGATGCGGCTCTCGATTCGGGACTCGAAGACCGAGGCAGGTGTCCGGTCCGTGTTCGTCCCGCCATGGGTCGCGGAGGCGCTGCGCTCCCATATCGAGGGAGATGGGCTGTCAGGCACAGATCGGCTATTCAACGTCAAGCGACGTACAGTGCAGGCAGAGCATGACAGGGCGTGCGGCCTCGTGGGCATTTACGAGTACACGATCCACGATCATCGTCACACAGCGGCTGTGGCGCTCGCGCGGGCTGGAATACCGCTACAAATCTTGCAGAGGCAGCTCGGTCACAAGCACATTGAGATGACAATGAAGTACGCGACTTTTCATCCTGACTACGCCGACGTGGCCCCGCACTTCGAGCGGATGGGGAGGATGTTGGGGCTGTGCAGCAGCACCGTGGGCGATGACGTGAAGGAATCGTCAGGGGACAGTTTCGGGGACACCCCCTGCTTGAGGGTGATGTGGCAGGTGTAG
- a CDS encoding HAD family hydrolase, with product MFIDRDGTIVIEREYLADPDRVEILPGTFEALAALREAGFALVIVTNQSGIARGYYSIEDYHAVAARLDALLEEAGVAVDMTRFCPHHPDRSGPCPCRKPGTGMYLDAAEELGLDPARSYYIGDKLTDVMPALELGGWGILVRTGYGHELEASAPEPILIVDDLAAAAELIVEKTAVDRISRLE from the coding sequence GTGTTCATCGACCGCGACGGGACCATCGTGATCGAGCGGGAGTATCTCGCCGACCCGGACCGCGTAGAGATCCTGCCTGGCACGTTCGAGGCGCTGGCGGCGCTCCGAGAAGCGGGCTTCGCGCTCGTGATCGTCACCAACCAGTCGGGGATCGCCCGCGGGTACTACTCGATCGAGGACTACCATGCCGTGGCAGCACGGCTGGACGCGCTGCTCGAAGAGGCGGGCGTCGCAGTCGACATGACGCGCTTCTGCCCGCATCACCCGGATCGCTCCGGTCCGTGCCCGTGCCGCAAGCCCGGGACTGGCATGTATCTCGATGCGGCTGAAGAACTCGGTCTGGATCCGGCCCGCTCGTACTACATCGGAGACAAACTCACCGACGTCATGCCCGCGCTCGAGCTCGGTGGATGGGGCATTCTGGTCCGGACGGGGTATGGGCATGAGTTGGAAGCATCGGCACCGGAGCCGATACTTATAGTTGATGACCTCGCGGCCGCGGCGGAGTTGATTGTCGAGAAAACCGCCGTTGACCGCATTTCGCGTCTCGAATAG
- a CDS encoding Ig-like domain-containing protein: MPTPAQARRRVTVAAVAMAVALVAACAQQGAPRGGPEDRRPPVVVSTTPDTFAVVPDFSGSIRFDFDERISEQVARGTLEDAVVLSPRLGDLRVRHERRSLVIDVDGGFEPDRVYRVTLLPVIRDLFGNQMRDQFELVFSTGPTPVPTTIAGIVWDRLTGLGAADYEVRAVETEGDSSVHLAMTDADGVFALRFVPTAIEVDGRRAGRFQLTAFEDRNRDGVVDLMEVQGARRQLVYEADTLFTDIAVLQPDTTPARVTSVTALDSITALIEFDDYLDPDFPLAGVIVTVLDEDSVGVVAARVFHEHEYVAYAEEIADSFAVLDSLEAVVRDAEAAEAAAQDSTVAQDSTAVGEVDSASVADTVTIVDPAAEDPAPEDPAEAERVVAPPARRMAPTGLNGRPTARPRPPGPGVTPARGQTGPAGERLPSRQIVTILGATLVPNSPYRLVVSAVRNITAVPLGGGSAALVLQPAELPTDTASAEDSLAVPDTSAVPDTAARTTPRRPASR, encoded by the coding sequence GTGCCCACGCCCGCGCAGGCTCGGCGGAGGGTCACCGTCGCCGCGGTCGCGATGGCCGTGGCCTTGGTCGCCGCGTGTGCACAGCAGGGGGCACCGCGGGGAGGCCCGGAAGACCGCCGACCCCCGGTCGTGGTGTCCACCACGCCTGATACGTTTGCTGTGGTTCCGGACTTCTCGGGCTCGATTCGCTTCGACTTCGACGAGCGCATCAGTGAGCAAGTCGCTAGGGGCACACTCGAAGACGCGGTGGTGCTGTCGCCACGCTTGGGAGATCTGCGCGTGCGCCACGAGCGGCGCAGCCTAGTGATCGACGTGGACGGTGGCTTCGAGCCCGACCGCGTGTATCGAGTCACGCTGCTGCCCGTGATCCGCGACCTGTTCGGCAACCAGATGCGTGACCAATTCGAGCTCGTTTTCTCGACCGGCCCGACTCCCGTGCCCACGACGATCGCGGGCATCGTCTGGGACCGTCTCACCGGACTGGGCGCGGCGGACTACGAAGTCCGCGCGGTGGAGACTGAGGGCGACTCGTCCGTGCACCTGGCCATGACCGACGCCGACGGGGTGTTCGCGCTGCGCTTCGTACCCACCGCGATCGAGGTCGACGGGCGACGCGCTGGCCGCTTCCAGCTCACGGCGTTCGAGGATCGGAATCGCGACGGCGTCGTGGATTTGATGGAGGTGCAGGGTGCGCGGCGGCAGCTGGTGTACGAGGCCGACACGCTCTTCACGGACATCGCGGTGCTCCAGCCGGACACGACGCCTGCCCGGGTCACGAGTGTCACGGCGCTGGATTCGATCACCGCGCTCATCGAGTTCGACGACTACCTGGATCCGGACTTTCCGCTCGCCGGCGTGATCGTCACGGTGCTCGATGAAGACAGCGTGGGCGTAGTGGCGGCGCGTGTCTTCCACGAGCACGAGTACGTGGCGTACGCCGAGGAGATCGCAGACTCGTTCGCGGTCCTCGACTCCCTCGAGGCGGTGGTACGAGACGCCGAGGCCGCCGAGGCCGCCGCGCAGGACAGCACGGTCGCGCAAGACAGCACCGCGGTTGGGGAAGTCGATAGCGCGAGCGTAGCCGACACCGTCACGATCGTCGACCCCGCGGCGGAGGATCCTGCGCCGGAGGATCCCGCCGAGGCGGAGCGGGTGGTGGCGCCTCCGGCCCGGCGTATGGCCCCGACCGGCCTGAACGGCCGCCCCACTGCGCGTCCAAGACCTCCCGGCCCCGGTGTGACGCCGGCAAGAGGACAGACCGGGCCGGCCGGTGAGCGACTGCCCTCGAGACAGATCGTCACGATTCTCGGAGCGACGCTCGTGCCGAACAGCCCGTACCGGCTCGTTGTCAGTGCCGTGAGGAACATCACGGCCGTACCGCTCGGCGGCGGGAGCGCCGCGCTCGTCCTTCAACCGGCCGAGCTGCCCACCGACACCGCTTCCGCGGAGGACTCGCTCGCGGTTCCCGACACCAGCGCGGTCCCCGACACGGCCGCGCGGACCACGCCTCGTCGCCCGGCCTCACGATGA